A segment of the Fusobacterium ulcerans genome:
CACTTCCTCCAAAAGCTTTTGGTACATTAGTAACTATTTCTTCTATCTTTTCTAACATAGTTTTTCTAACTTCTGGATTTAATGTTCTTAAAGTTCCTACTAATTGAACCTTATCTGCTATTATATTTCCTTGTGTTCCTCCATGAATTGTTCCAATAGTAACAACTCCGCTTTCTCTGGCATCTATATTTCTGCTTACTATAGATTGAAGTGCCACCATTACATGAGAAGCAGCCAATATTGCATCTACTCCTCCACTTGGATAAGCTCCATGACAAGATTTTCCATATATATTTATTTTAAGAGTATCTGATGAAGCATTCATTGCTCCATACTTTATTCCAATGTGTCCTGTTGGAAGATATTCATCTACATGAAGTCCAAACACACAGTTAACATTCTCAAGAGCCCCTTCCTGTATCATTGGTTTCGCTCCTCCTACTGTTTCTTCAGCAGGTTGGAACAGGAATCTTATATTACATGGTGGAACTATTTTATTATCAGAAAAATATTTTGCAACTCCTAATGCAATAGTCGTGTGAGCATCATGCCCGCAAGCATGACATTTTCCTTCATTAATTGAAGCATAAGAAGTATTTTTTTTATCTATTATAGGCAATGCATCAATATCAGCTCTCAAAGCTATTGTATAACCTTGATCTTCTCCTTTTATTTCAGCTATTACCCCAGTTTTAAATACTTTATCTTTATATGATATTCCCATTTCCTGTAAATATTCACATATTTTTTCCATTGTTCTGAACTCTTCCTGCCCTAATTCAGGGTGCTTATGAAGATCTCTTCTAACATTTATAAGCCATTCTTTTTCTTTTTCAACTTTTTCTTTGATTGCATTGATATTCATTATTCCTCCAGATTTCAGGAAATTTTTTATTCCTTAATGATTTTACCAATTTATTCACTTTTGTTCTATCAATCAAAATAAATAATTTTTTGTTCACTATTTTATATTTTATCTTTTTATTTTCATAAATTATCTTTCTAAATAATTCATATTTTTCGAATATGATATTTTATAAAAAAAATAAATTCTTTTTATAAATCTATCAACATATCATTTCTAATAAGATCTTCAAAGCTTTCTCTCTTTATTGATAAAGTACTTTTTCCATCTTTTACAAATACCACTGCTGGTTTTGGAGCTTTATTATAATTATTAGACATTGAATGTCCATAGGCACCTGTAGTAGCTACTAGTACTAAATCACCAGTTTCAGCCTTTGCAAGTTTACCATCTTTTATTATTAAATCTCCTGATTCACAGCATTTTCCAGCTACTGTTACAATCTCTTCTGCTGGAGCATCTACTTTATTTGCTACAATAGATTCATATTCTGCCTGATATAATGCTGGTCTTATATTATCAGTCATTCCTCCATCTATAAATATATATTTTACTCCACCATATGTAGTCTTTGTTCCTCCAACTGTATATAGAGTACTTCCAGCATTGGCTACTATACTTCTTCCAGGTTCGATAGTTACTTTTTTAATTTCTAATTTTTCAGCTTCTATGCTTTTTTCTAAATGTTCTATCATAGATCTCATAAATTGCTCTATATCTATTGCAGTATCTTTTTCTGTATAGTAAACTCCAAATCCACCTCCAAGGTTGATTTCTGGAATATATATACCTAAGGCTTCAGATATTTTTTTAGTTTCTTTTACCATTGATTCAATACCTTCATGAAATGCTTTTGTATCAAATATTTGAGAACCTATATGGCAATGAAAACCTAAAAATTCCATATTTTCATCTTTCACTATTTTTTCTACTATTTCAGTTATTCTTTCATCAAATATTGATTCTCCAAATTTTGATGAATGTTTAGAAGTTTTTATATATTCATGTGTATGAGCATCTATTCCAATATTTATTCTCATCATCACTTTAACTTGTTTATCTTTTTCTTTACAGATTTTTGATAATCTTCCTATCTCTTCTTCATTATCTATTATGATACTTCCTATTTCGTAATCCAGGCACATTTCCAGTTCTTCATTAGTTTTATTATTTCCATGCATATGTACTTTTTTCATTGGAAGCCCACTTGCTTTTATAGCATATAGTTCTCCTCCAGATACAGCATCTATATCTATATCATATTTTCCAACCAGCTGACATATAGCTTTTGACAAAAATGCTTTGGAAGCATAAACTATTGATGTATCAAATTTAGTGCTTTTAAAATTATTTTTATATTTTGTTATATTCTCTTCTATAAGAGCTTGATCCATAATATATAGAGGCGTTCCATATTTTGCTGCTAATTCAGTAACTTTTACTCCCCCTATCGCCAGTATCCCATTTTCTGCTTTCATAGTACCAAACAATTTCATTTTTCCCTCCTGAATTTAAGTTTTTCCTAGTTGTATCATAAATTATTTATTGCGTTCTTTTCTTTTTTGAAAAGTATATCTGACATATTGTTGAACCTAAAAGTATGCCTACAGCTATTGCCCCTGCTACTATAAAGGTTTGTATTCCTTTTTGCACTGTCATCTGCATATCATTTTTTATAAGTCCATACATGGTATAATAAACACCACTTCCTGGAACTAAGGGTATAAAACCACCTATAAGAAATGTTATTGCAGGAGATTTTAATTTTCTAGCCATTACTTCTGAATATATTGTCATTGATAAAGAAGCTGCTAAAAATGCTATTGCTTCTGATAGATTTGCTTTTAATGAGATTAAATAGAAAAACCATCCTATTCCTCCGCTTATTCCTGCAAAGAACAGTTTTCTTCTATTCAATCCAAAAAGTATCCCAAATCCCAAAGTTGCGGTTATTGCGGCAGCTATTTGAATAATCATCCTTCCCCCCATAAATCATAGAAAAATAGAAAGTATCATCCCTGACCCTGAAGCTAGTGCTATTCCTGTAGTTACAGCTTCCACTCCTCTTGATATCCCTGAAACAAAATCTCCAGCTATAATATCTCTTATTGAATTTGTAAAAGATATTCCAGGAACAAGAAGCATCAAGGCAGATATTATAGAAATAGATATATCCTCTATAAAGTTAAACTTAAAAAATGTCAATGAAATTATTGCTGCAATTACTCCTCCAATAAAATTAACAAAGAAGTTATTTAATTTCAAATCTTTTATAAGTTCATCTGTACATGCAAGAACAAAGGTAGAGATAAGAGCCACAATACTATCTCTTATCCCTCCTCTGAAAAGTATGGCAAATGCACTTCCAACAAGAACATTCCCCAATACTTTCTTCTTAAAGTCCATTTTATTTTCAGCTTCTATTTCCATTATTTTTTCTTTTACTTCTGATATCTTATATTCATCAAGATTTCTTGCTATATGATTCAATCTATCTACTTTATCCAAATTTAAAGTTCTCGAATCTATTCTGTCTACCTTTGAATATCTCTTTCCATCAAAAGAATCTATTGAAGTGATTATAGTATTTAAAGTAGCAAAGCTATTAGCTTTTATTCCATAGTGCTCACAAGTTCTTCTTATAGTTTCTTCTGTTCTATAAGTTTCTCCTCCATTTTGCAGTATCAATCTCCCCATATAACATGCTACAAAAAGAACACTATTTTCTTCTATCTTTTCTTTTAAAATACTATTTTTTTTATTCATAGATTATCTTACAACCTTTTCTAAGATTTTTATCTCTTTAACTGCTGTGTCTATTCTTACCTTTGCTCCCATAGGCAATGTAATCATAGGTTCACTGTGGCCAGATTCAAAATCATATACTACTGGCATTTTTAAATCTGAAAGATAATCTTTAAATACATCCATTAAAGACATATCATTCTCAGAATCTGCTGGACAGTTTCTGAAATCTCCCAGAATAATTCCACTTATTTTTTCAAAAACCTTAAATTTTTTCAACTGGTTCAGCATTCTATCAATTTTATATGTTTTTTCACCAATCTCTTCTAAGAAAAGAATTTTTCCATTATAATCTACATCATATTCAGTTCCAAGACTGGCTATCATTGTAGCTAGGTTTCCTCCTACTATTTCTCCTTCTGCTCTTCCTTCAGAAAGCACTCCTAATTCCTTAGTGAAATTTTTTAATACTATTTCATCGTTATCATTCATAAGTACTTCTTCAAAGCTTCTGTAAGTATCTTGATTATATTCTCCTGAGAAATTACTTACAGCCATAGGTCCATGGAATGTTACAAGCCCTGTCTTTTGGAAGATCGCCATATGCAGAGTAGTTATATCGCTATATCCAATAAAAACTTTAGGATTTTTTTCAATAACTGAATAATCTACCATTTCAACAAGTCTGTTGCATCCATATCCTCCTCTCATACAGATTATTCCATCTATATTAGAATCAGCAAAAAAATCATTTATATCTTTTACTCTCACTTCTTCAGGTCCAGCATATGAATACCATCTGCTTTTTGTACTCTCTCCAAGTACAACTTTAAATCCCATTTTTTCAAGATTATTTTTAGCACTTTCTACATTTTCCATAGAAGTAAAACTCGCTGGTGCTATGATACCTAAAGTATCTCCTTTTTTAAGTTTTTTACCTAACACATTACCACCTCAAAATTTTATCTGAACATTATATTACAAATCCATACTGCTGTTAATAATCCAGCCACATCTGCTAAAAGCCCAGCTGCTACTGCATGTCTTGTTTTTCTTATACTCACTGCTCCAAAATATACTGCAAGTACATAGAATGTTGTTTCTGTTGATCCCATCATTGTTGAAGCTATTCTTCCTATTAGTGAATCTGGTCCATATGTCAACAGTAAATCATTCATTATTCCTGTTGCTCCTCCCCCAGATAGTGGTCTCATTATTGCCATTGGCAGTACTTCTCCCGGCATTCCTATCATTGAGAATATTGGATCCAATACTTTCATCATTATATCTATACATCCTGAGCTTCTGAATATTCCTATTGCTACAAGCATTGCCACTAGAAATGGAATTATTCTTATTGCTGTTGTAAATCCTTCCTTCGCTCCTTCACAGAAAACCTCATATACTTTTACCTTCTTCACAAAGAATGCATATCCTACTATTATAAATATTATCATTGGTATTGCAAAAAGTGATATTTGATTCATTATCATTACAAACATTTTCTATTCCTCCCTCATCTGTTTTATTTCTTAGATTTCTTCTCTTTTAAATGATGGTAACTTTTGCAGAACTTTACAAGCTATTATTCCTACAGCTGTTGATACTAGTGTTGCCACTATTGTAGGTGCTATAACTTCTGCTGCATTTGCTGAACCTGCTGCCGTTCTGTATGCTATTACACTTGAAGAAATAAGAGTTACAGATGAAGTATTTATTGCCAAAAACATTACCATTGCATTTGATGCCTCATCTTTATTAGTATTCAAATCCTGTAGTTCCTGCATAGCTTTTATTCCTAATGGTGTTGCTGCATTTCCTAATCCGAAGAAGTTGGCTGCCATATTCGCTACCATACTTCCCATAGCTGGGTGATCTGCTGGTACCTCTGGGAACAATCTTATCATAAGAGGCTTCATCGCTCTTCCCATTGCTCTTACCATTCCTGCTTCTTCAGCTATTTTCATAAGACCTAGCCATAATGCCATTACCCCTACCAGCCCTATTGATATCTCTACTGCTGTTCCTGCTGAAGATATCGCCGAATCAGTAACTGCCTGAATCTTTCCAGTAAACATAGAAACTATTACTCCAATAACAATAAGTCCACACCAAATTCCATTAATCATAATCTTTCTTCCTCCCGTTTTAAAATATTTTTGTATTTTTAATAAAATATTTTATACTTCTTTATATACTCCATATTAAAATAAAAAACAAATATTTGTTTTCTATATCTTCAATATCATTCTTATATATACTCCAAAATAAATTTATAGCATATATACAAATAAGATATTGTTATTCATGTGAAAAATCTATATAAACAAAATAAAATATATTCATTTATTTAACTTATGATTCTTTTTTTTAAATAAAAAAAATCACAGTTATGCCAAACTGTGATAAATGCAATCATAAAAATAATATTATTCATAAATAAAATAATACCATCAAAATTATCTTTCCCACAGATAGCACTCCATTGGTAATCAATGACAGTAATATAGATATTCTCTATACTCCCAACAAAAGAGCTCGGCTTCTCTCTCGTTTCGGCAAAATTCCCTTTCTAACTATCTCAAATCGTCTGCCAGACTAAATAGTTATACTTTTGTTTTCTGCACCTCTATCTAAATCAATATTATAGGTTTGAGTATACTCTATCCTCCAAATTTTGTACAATATATTTTATATATATTTTTCAATAAAAAAATAAAGATAGAAAAATATATTATTCTTTATTTCTCTATCTTTATTCTTTATTTTTTATCAATATAATGAAAACATATTTGTTATCTCTTCTTTTTCAAATAATTTTTCAGCTACATCTTTGAAAATTTCTTTATCTCCATTAATGTAAAATTCTATCCTTCCTTTTTTATATCCCTCTCTTAGCAAATCTTCCTGACCTAAAATTCTAAATAATTCTATTGCACTCTCAACAGATGAATCAACTATCTTTTTATTGAAGAATTTTTTTATATCATTTAAAATAAAAGGATAATGTGTTCCTCCTAAAATCAATGTATCTGCTGTATCTGGTATCTGGCATAAATAACTTTCAAGTACTTCTATTCTATCAGAATAATTTTCCCAGCCCTTTTCCAACATTGTACATAATGCTTTACATGAAATTTGATATACTGTTATCTCTGGATTTATTTCTTTTATGCTCTTTTCATATACATTAGATTTTATTGTAAAAGCTGAACCCATAACAGCTATCTTTTTCTGTTTGCTTTCAAGAATAGCAGACTTCACTCCACCCTCTATCATTCCTATTATTGGGATCTTGTATTGAGCTTTCAAAAAATCTAAAGAAGCTGCTGAAAATATGCTGCACCCAATAACTACAGCCTTGCAGTTATTTCTGATAAGAAAATCCATTATTTTCGCACTAAGATTTTGTATATCTTCTTTGCTCTTCTCGCTATATGGATTATTTTTCCAGTCTCCATAATAAATTATATTTTCTCTTGGAAGTAATTCTCTTATCTTTTTTAAAATAGTCAATCCACCTATTCCTGAATCAAAAATCCCTATAGATGACTCTTTATTCATAATTTATGCACCTCTTTCCCAAAACACTATATTAAATTATACCTTTTTATTTATTTTATGACAACTATAAATTTATTTTTTAATTTGTTTTACAAAATATTTGTTGACAGAATAATTATATGTGTTATAATAATATTGTCATAGGACATTTCCTTAAATTACATTTTAATTTCTACGAACAAAAGCTCTCACTCTCAAGGGAGCTTTTGTTGTATTATAGAGAAAATTGCTAAATTAAAAAAGAGAAGTTTGAGCCAGACTTAAGCCAAACCATAAGACATTTTATAATCACTACAAAAATAAAAAATGCTTCTCAAAATATCATATTTTTAACTAGACATTTTAGAAACATTTCTTTATTAATATTATATTAAGTCAATTCTCCTGAAATCAATTCCATAATCACCATTATACCAAATAATATAATAGGGATTGCTATACTTAATCCCACTCCTAAAAGTAAAGATTTCGCTCTTTTGGGATATTTTTTATAAAAAATAATGAATAGTATAATCCCTATTCCTGAACTTAAAAGCCCAATTATCAACCACCCAATACCACCTTTGTCATTCAGATTTACATCTTCACCTATTTTTTTATCTGGAACAGATTTTATTTTTTTTTCTTCTTTAACTACTTCTTTTCCATTTATTTCTATTCCTCTTTTACTATCTTTTGACAATATATCATAACATTTATTGCAATACTCTTCCCCTCTGTACATATTTACTTCTTTAAACCAATAAAGTTTTTTATTGCATCTCTTACATCTTCCTTCCAAAAATAACACCTCTTCTTTCTTCCTAGTAATTCTCGATTGTATCTATAGTTTAACAGAAATAGAATTATATTGTCTACCTAAAAACATATAAAATACTTTATAAAATTAGAAATAAAATTCGTTCCAAACAATATTTTCATTTTGTTTTTCATTGCTTATATTCTCTATTTCTCTTTAAAGCACATCATTTTTCCTTGTATCCAACTTAAAATTATGATAAAATTTATCATTAATCAGGAGGTCTATTATGGATAAAAAAATTGATAAATTTCTTTTTATTCTTGGCATTATATTTACTTTTCTTACTGCAATACTACAAATTTTTATTAATATACATTTATATAATTTAAAAAAATATATTTACTTTGCTTTTTATTTTATAATTTTTATTTATTGGTTAAAAGATAAAAACTTTAAGTTTAAATATTTTTTGATATATACTCTTATTAGTTTTTATTTCAATTTTTCTCTTACAACACCTTTTTCTGTGGTATTTACAAGAACATTTTTAGAATTTTTTAGTATTTCTGATCTATCCAGAAATATATTATTAACACTTGTCATTGGTACTACAAATACCATTATAACCTCTTTTATATATCAATTTTTAAAAATAAAATCACATTCAAATAATCCATAGGTTTTATAACAATTATTTCATATTCCAATTCTATTAAAGAAAATATTAAAATTTTATTTTAAAGGATATTTTAAACACAACAGAAAAAGCTTCACAAAAAATTATTTTTGATTACCAAAATATTTGTTGACAAAATATTAAAGTAATGATACTATAAAGATGACCCTTTCCTTGAAGTGTTACTGTATTTTAAATTTAACCAAATTTAGAAATAGGATCTGAGACTCCCAATGTCTTAGATCCTATTTCTAATTTACAGATATTTTATATAAAATAATTTTTTAATTATTCTCTTCTTATTGCTTCTGTTACAGTCCAAACTGTTTCTGTTCTTCCAACTAACCTTATTTGAACTAGTCCTTGGCTGCTGTCTACAATTTCAACTTCTAAGCCATCGTCTAATGCTCCACCTTCACCTGTTGTCTGCAATTCTTTAATATATGTAATAAATTCTTTTTTATTGTTATTTTTTACATATTCCACAAGCTTAACCATTTGTTCTTTGGTTCTTGCAAAAAGATATCCATTTAATGTTATTCCTTTAGTAGAAGCATAAATATTTAAAGAAAACATAATTAAAATAAAAATCACTGCAATTTTTTTCATAGAATCTTCCTTCCATAAACATTATTTTTTTATTATATCATAAACCAACAATTTCTTTGCTCCTATTTTTAATCTACAGCTATTTTTTCTATTTCTTTATAATATTCTGGGTAACTGATTTCAGCTATTTTTTTTATTACTTCAATTATTTTAATTGATGGCCTCACTGCTTCTTTACTTATTGGATAAATTTTTCCTTCTCTTACAGCTTTTATTATATTCCAATTTCCTCTGTCTATAATTTCTTTTACTGGATCATCCACTTGATAAGTGCTGGTAAATATTATATCTGGATTCCTTGCTGCTATAACTTCCAGACTTGGTATAAACCATCCGCTTTTATCATTAAATATATTTTCTACCCCTGCAATCTCCAACATCTCATTCATAAATACATTTTTACCAAATGTATACATAGAGGGAAATGGTGAAATTTCAAAATATACTTTTTTCTTATTTTTTATATTTTTGCTTATTTCTCTTACTTCATTTATCTCCTTTTCCATTTTAGAAATTACTTTTTCTGCTTCAAGTTTTCTCTCTGTTTTTTCTCCTATTTCCATGATACATTTGTAGATATCTTCTACAGTTTTTATATCTGAAATATAAATTACATCAGTTCCTTTCTCCTTCATAAACTGAATAAAATCTTCTCTATCTGCTTTATTAAAAGTTGATAAAATTATTAAGTCTGCTTTCAAAGAAAAAATACTTTCAGTATTCATTTGATAAAAACTGATTTTAGGTATTTTCATTTCATCCAATTCTTTAACATC
Coding sequences within it:
- a CDS encoding M20 metallopeptidase family protein, with product MNINAIKEKVEKEKEWLINVRRDLHKHPELGQEEFRTMEKICEYLQEMGISYKDKVFKTGVIAEIKGEDQGYTIALRADIDALPIIDKKNTSYASINEGKCHACGHDAHTTIALGVAKYFSDNKIVPPCNIRFLFQPAEETVGGAKPMIQEGALENVNCVFGLHVDEYLPTGHIGIKYGAMNASSDTLKINIYGKSCHGAYPSGGVDAILAASHVMVALQSIVSRNIDARESGVVTIGTIHGGTQGNIIADKVQLVGTLRTLNPEVRKTMLEKIEEIVTNVPKAFGGSGEFIREEGYTALINHDKEVDIVKENAVELLGEDNIFEKKTANMGVEDFAYFIENTPGAFFTLGVKNKEKGIDAPAHNGLFDIDEDALLVGVEMQLLNIYSAFNKK
- the lysA gene encoding diaminopimelate decarboxylase — encoded protein: MKLFGTMKAENGILAIGGVKVTELAAKYGTPLYIMDQALIEENITKYKNNFKSTKFDTSIVYASKAFLSKAICQLVGKYDIDIDAVSGGELYAIKASGLPMKKVHMHGNNKTNEELEMCLDYEIGSIIIDNEEEIGRLSKICKEKDKQVKVMMRINIGIDAHTHEYIKTSKHSSKFGESIFDERITEIVEKIVKDENMEFLGFHCHIGSQIFDTKAFHEGIESMVKETKKISEALGIYIPEINLGGGFGVYYTEKDTAIDIEQFMRSMIEHLEKSIEAEKLEIKKVTIEPGRSIVANAGSTLYTVGGTKTTYGGVKYIFIDGGMTDNIRPALYQAEYESIVANKVDAPAEEIVTVAGKCCESGDLIIKDGKLAKAETGDLVLVATTGAYGHSMSNNYNKAPKPAVVFVKDGKSTLSIKRESFEDLIRNDMLIDL
- a CDS encoding threonine/serine exporter family protein → MIIQIAAAITATLGFGILFGLNRRKLFFAGISGGIGWFFYLISLKANLSEAIAFLAASLSMTIYSEVMARKLKSPAITFLIGGFIPLVPGSGVYYTMYGLIKNDMQMTVQKGIQTFIVAGAIAVGILLGSTICQIYFSKKKRTQ
- a CDS encoding threonine/serine ThrE exporter family protein, translated to MNKKNSILKEKIEENSVLFVACYMGRLILQNGGETYRTEETIRRTCEHYGIKANSFATLNTIITSIDSFDGKRYSKVDRIDSRTLNLDKVDRLNHIARNLDEYKISEVKEKIMEIEAENKMDFKKKVLGNVLVGSAFAILFRGGIRDSIVALISTFVLACTDELIKDLKLNNFFVNFIGGVIAAIISLTFFKFNFIEDISISIISALMLLVPGISFTNSIRDIIAGDFVSGISRGVEAVTTGIALASGSGMILSIFL
- a CDS encoding S66 peptidase family protein gives rise to the protein MLGKKLKKGDTLGIIAPASFTSMENVESAKNNLEKMGFKVVLGESTKSRWYSYAGPEEVRVKDINDFFADSNIDGIICMRGGYGCNRLVEMVDYSVIEKNPKVFIGYSDITTLHMAIFQKTGLVTFHGPMAVSNFSGEYNQDTYRSFEEVLMNDNDEIVLKNFTKELGVLSEGRAEGEIVGGNLATMIASLGTEYDVDYNGKILFLEEIGEKTYKIDRMLNQLKKFKVFEKISGIILGDFRNCPADSENDMSLMDVFKDYLSDLKMPVVYDFESGHSEPMITLPMGAKVRIDTAVKEIKILEKVVR
- a CDS encoding spore maturation protein, whose product is MFVMIMNQISLFAIPMIIFIIVGYAFFVKKVKVYEVFCEGAKEGFTTAIRIIPFLVAMLVAIGIFRSSGCIDIMMKVLDPIFSMIGMPGEVLPMAIMRPLSGGGATGIMNDLLLTYGPDSLIGRIASTMMGSTETTFYVLAVYFGAVSIRKTRHAVAAGLLADVAGLLTAVWICNIMFR
- a CDS encoding nucleoside recognition domain-containing protein: MINGIWCGLIVIGVIVSMFTGKIQAVTDSAISSAGTAVEISIGLVGVMALWLGLMKIAEEAGMVRAMGRAMKPLMIRLFPEVPADHPAMGSMVANMAANFFGLGNAATPLGIKAMQELQDLNTNKDEASNAMVMFLAINTSSVTLISSSVIAYRTAAGSANAAEVIAPTIVATLVSTAVGIIACKVLQKLPSFKREEI
- the murI gene encoding glutamate racemase is translated as MNKESSIGIFDSGIGGLTILKKIRELLPRENIIYYGDWKNNPYSEKSKEDIQNLSAKIMDFLIRNNCKAVVIGCSIFSAASLDFLKAQYKIPIIGMIEGGVKSAILESKQKKIAVMGSAFTIKSNVYEKSIKEINPEITVYQISCKALCTMLEKGWENYSDRIEVLESYLCQIPDTADTLILGGTHYPFILNDIKKFFNKKIVDSSVESAIELFRILGQEDLLREGYKKGRIEFYINGDKEIFKDVAEKLFEKEEITNMFSLY
- a CDS encoding ABC transporter substrate-binding protein, whose product is MIKKISIIIFFLFSVVSFSKEYNRIASGSPAITEILYELGLKDKIIAMDKNSDVKELDEMKIPKISFYQMNTESIFSLKADLIILSTFNKADREDFIQFMKEKGTDVIYISDIKTVEDIYKCIMEIGEKTERKLEAEKVISKMEKEINEVREISKNIKNKKKVYFEISPFPSMYTFGKNVFMNEMLEIAGVENIFNDKSGWFIPSLEVIAARNPDIIFTSTYQVDDPVKEIIDRGNWNIIKAVREGKIYPISKEAVRPSIKIIEVIKKIAEISYPEYYKEIEKIAVD